The following DNA comes from Roseibium sp. Sym1.
GGACTTGTTTTTCTCCGGCGGCCGGTAGGTCAGGATGATGGCGTGCTGGCTCTCAAAATGCCCCTCCCCGGCTTCGAACCGCTGGCGGCGCTCGTCATCGATCAAAGCCGTGACGGGGTCCGGAAAATGCGAGCTTTCCCTGTCCGGATATCCGGTTGAGGGAATGCGAACCGCTTCCATCTGGATCATCCAGCCGTTGCCGAGGCGGGCGAGAACCGAGTTGATCTGTCTGGAAACTTCGTTCCGCTCAGACGCGGTCGAACTCTCGCTGTCCGGCCCGGCAAAATACCAGCCGGCCATCAGGCCCCCGTCCTTCAGGAGCACAATGCCGTTGTCGACCAGCGCCGCGTAAGGGAGCAGGTCGGAAAAGGACGGCGCAACGTGCCGGAATTTTTTGAGGGCAACCATGTTCAGTATTTCCGCCAGGGCGTGGATGTCGGCCGGTAATAGGCGCGGTATTTGACGTGCCGCAGATAGACAGCGCGCATCAGAGGGTCCGCCTTGGCCATCATCCGCAGCACGCCAACCACCACGATCCAGATCGCGATGCCGAGCACGGCGGCATAGGGCTTCAGGATCACGAAAATCAGAATGACCGAGGCAAGACCGGTCACGAGCACCAGCTCGCGGTCTGCCCCGAACAGCAATGTCGGGCGAGAAAGAGCGCGGTGGATCCGCGCTCTGTTGAGGCCCGGCGCGTCAGTCACGAGCCGGGTCCACGGTTGCCGCGTTCCCTTCCGGAGCAATGCCGATGGAGGCACCGGAGGAACCAAACAGGCCGACGATAGTGGACGCGCCGAGCAGGACCCCGAGAACCAGAACCACGTAGGCCAGGCGGCGGGCAAAGTCGTTGAGTTCACCGCCGAAGATCAGCATCGCGCCGGCGATCGCCACCGCGATCAGGCCAACGGCGCCAGCGACAGGACCGTTGATGGAGGCCTGGATTTGCTGAAGCGGGCCTTCCCAGGGAAGCGAGCCGCCGCCGGAGGCGAAGGCTGGTTCAATTAGGTACAGTCCTGCACCGGCGAGAAAGAGAAGAAATACAAAATTACGCGACATGAAGAGTCCCTTGTCTGTCGTTGGAATTTTTGTTGAGGAACTGAGATGCAACTGCTGAGCGGATGTCATAGGTGCCGTCCCGAAAGCCGGACACAGTCACGATGTCCCGAACGATGCGCCCGTGTTCGGGGGAGCGCTCGATCGAGACGATGAGGTCAACCGCTTCCGCTATGACTTGGGGCATCGGCTGCTGAGACACTTCGGCGATCAACTGTTCAAGGCGCGTCAGTGCGGTGAAGGCATTGTCGGAGTGAACCGTGGCGATGCCGCCCGGGTGGCCCGTGTTCCATGCCTTGAGCAGTGTCAGAGCCGCACCGTCGCGCACTTCGCCGACAATGATCCGGTCTGGTCGCAAGCGCATGGTCGATTTCAGGAGCCGTTGCATGTCCACGGTGTCGGACGTGTGCAGGATCACGGCGTTCCTGGCCGCACACTGGATTTCCGCTGTGTCTTCCAGAATGACAAGGCGGTGATCCGGAGCAACGGACACCATTTCGCCAATGATCGCGTTCGTCAGGGTCGTTTTGCCGGTGCCAGTGCCGCCCGAAACCAGAATGTTTTTCCGGCCGGCAACCGCATCACGGATCACGGTGGCTTGGCCGTCCGTCATCACGCCATCCTCGACGTACCTGGAAAGCGGGATGAGCAGCGATGCCTTCTTGCGGATCGTGAAGGACGGCTTGGAAACGACCGGTGGCAGAAGACCCTCAAAACGAT
Coding sequences within:
- a CDS encoding conjugal transfer protein TrbD, coding for MTDAPGLNRARIHRALSRPTLLFGADRELVLVTGLASVILIFVILKPYAAVLGIAIWIVVVGVLRMMAKADPLMRAVYLRHVKYRAYYRPTSTPWRKY
- a CDS encoding TrbC/VirB2 family protein — encoded protein: MSRNFVFLLFLAGAGLYLIEPAFASGGGSLPWEGPLQQIQASINGPVAGAVGLIAVAIAGAMLIFGGELNDFARRLAYVVLVLGVLLGASTIVGLFGSSGASIGIAPEGNAATVDPARD
- the trbB gene encoding P-type conjugative transfer ATPase TrbB, producing MRNGESRRRLIAGLGDSLGSTILSALSDDTVVEIMLNPDGQLFIERVGKGMEPSGEMTPHDAQIIMGKVAHALGTEITSDKPIISGELPIGGHRFEGLLPPVVSKPSFTIRKKASLLIPLSRYVEDGVMTDGQATVIRDAVAGRKNILVSGGTGTGKTTLTNAIIGEMVSVAPDHRLVILEDTAEIQCAARNAVILHTSDTVDMQRLLKSTMRLRPDRIIVGEVRDGAALTLLKAWNTGHPGGIATVHSDNAFTALTRLEQLIAEVSQQPMPQVIAEAVDLIVSIERSPEHGRIVRDIVTVSGFRDGTYDIRSAVASQFLNKNSNDRQGTLHVA